In the genome of Populus nigra chromosome 19, ddPopNigr1.1, whole genome shotgun sequence, the window TGAGTACAGGTGCTTCGTTGGCGGCCTCGCTTGGGCCACCACTGACCAAGTCCTCCAAGAGGCTTTTAGCCAGTACGGTGAAATCATCGATTCGAAGGTCCGTTTGCCTTAGCAGAGACGGATCTGACCTAGCCCGATCCGATTCGGTTCTGGCGATCCATAATCTGTTTGATCTTTGTTACTATTTGTTACTGTTCACTGTTCTCTTTTATGTTACTGTCACTAACCAACAATCGGTACGTTCATCTTCAGTGTCTCTCTGGCTCGAAGATCGATcgatttgttcattttttttagtttaattttaatgccCTTATAtctgattgtattttttttgtctacaGATTATAAATGACCGTGAAACCGGAAGATCTCGTGGTTTTGGATTTGTGACCTTTGGCAATGAGAAGGCAATGAGAGATGCTATTGATGGAATGAACGGCCAGGACCTCGATGGCCGTAACATCACCGTTAACGAAGCTCAATCCCGCGGAAGTGGCGGAGGCGGTGGCTACAACCGCAACAGCGGTGGCGGAGGTTATGGAGGAGGTGGACGCCGTGAAGGCGGCGGCGGTTACAGCCGTGGCGGCGGCGGCTACGGAGGTGGTGGAAGCGGATATGGTAGTGGTGGCGGCGGCGGTTATGGCGGCGGCCGTGACCGTGGTTATGGTGACGGTGGATCTAGGTACTCTTCAAGGGGTGAATCCGAAGGTGGTAGCTGGAGGAGTTAGGTTTATTTGG includes:
- the LOC133680468 gene encoding glycine-rich RNA-binding protein 7-like is translated as MAAEVEYRCFVGGLAWATTDQVLQEAFSQYGEIIDSKIINDRETGRSRGFGFVTFGNEKAMRDAIDGMNGQDLDGRNITVNEAQSRGSGGGGGYNRNSGGGGYGGGGRREGGGGYSRGGGGYGGGGSGYGSGGGGGYGGGRDRGYGDGGSRYSSRGESEGGSWRS